One part of the Magnetococcus sp. PR-3 genome encodes these proteins:
- the mshL gene encoding pilus (MSHA type) biogenesis protein MshL, which produces MSNARWFNIWVWGLVLLLSGCQSLGFPAKDADKKTTEKPGSILQQAHRALALESNDMARQRSELVRDMKVISSGMTAGRDIHKVLTKEGQHMDNRLQQIQRDLEITRRAPPPPLPVPPVYNPLDDLKVSLEMDKEDVRHILKALAKMTRMNLLIEPRVLEEPPVITVSFRELPASQVFREILRLSDLYGHIDGNILRVQMFQEMTYPLEFLETNYSSNFSVGGDVLGSAGGGSAGSGKLTGAYRVTGQSGAITNPYGAIEPVIQNLLNSNDTKGQTYTLNRMTGTLHMKARPSVIRTATKLVDQFKEVIGRQVLIETRVMEISLSETYRAGVDWWAFKGSIASMVGQSGTYTGEIGSGNSLRGGTFNLADVTFPATSTAASGLGVVISGSSGAAIVDLLKQFGDVQVLSNPTIRARHGQPSMISVGTSNTYVSETEVTTTGTGTSATTETDVTVNTVFDGLMIGVTPFIKEDGKIIMTVHPIKSDVTASSLDLVTVGTANQVALPEVELKEMSTILETRSGDLVFLGGLIDKEKSATKTGVPVLGDIPVLGRLFSTDSSSDQTREMIIMMRVTVL; this is translated from the coding sequence ATGAGCAATGCTCGTTGGTTCAATATTTGGGTGTGGGGCTTGGTGCTGCTTTTAAGTGGTTGTCAATCCTTGGGTTTTCCTGCAAAAGATGCAGATAAGAAAACCACTGAAAAGCCCGGCTCCATTTTGCAGCAAGCCCATAGGGCGTTGGCTTTAGAGTCTAATGATATGGCCCGCCAGCGCAGTGAGCTGGTGCGGGATATGAAGGTTATTAGTTCCGGTATGACAGCTGGACGGGATATTCATAAAGTGTTGACCAAAGAAGGTCAGCATATGGATAACCGTCTTCAGCAGATTCAGCGGGATTTGGAAATTACCCGTCGTGCCCCACCCCCCCCCCTGCCTGTGCCCCCGGTGTATAACCCTCTGGATGATCTGAAAGTTAGTCTAGAGATGGATAAAGAGGATGTGCGGCATATCCTCAAAGCCCTGGCCAAAATGACGCGGATGAATCTGCTCATTGAGCCACGGGTGCTGGAGGAGCCCCCGGTTATTACCGTCTCCTTCCGTGAGCTGCCGGCTTCTCAGGTGTTTAGGGAAATTTTGCGCCTATCTGACCTTTATGGCCATATCGATGGGAATATTTTGCGTGTTCAAATGTTCCAGGAGATGACCTACCCCTTGGAATTTTTGGAAACCAACTATTCATCCAACTTTTCGGTTGGGGGGGATGTGCTCGGGAGTGCCGGTGGCGGTAGTGCGGGTTCAGGTAAGCTCACGGGTGCTTACCGTGTGACGGGACAGTCCGGGGCCATTACCAACCCCTATGGTGCCATTGAGCCGGTCATTCAAAACCTGCTGAACAGCAACGATACCAAAGGCCAAACCTATACACTTAACCGTATGACCGGCACCTTGCACATGAAGGCCCGCCCTTCGGTTATTCGGACAGCAACCAAGTTGGTGGATCAGTTTAAAGAGGTTATTGGCCGTCAGGTCTTAATTGAAACCCGCGTGATGGAGATCTCGCTGAGTGAGACCTACCGTGCGGGGGTGGATTGGTGGGCTTTTAAAGGAAGTATCGCCAGCATGGTCGGGCAGAGCGGTACATACACGGGTGAGATTGGCAGCGGCAACAGCTTGCGTGGTGGTACTTTTAACCTGGCGGATGTGACCTTTCCTGCCACATCGACCGCAGCGTCAGGGCTGGGGGTGGTCATTTCTGGTTCCAGCGGTGCGGCCATTGTTGATCTGTTAAAGCAGTTTGGTGATGTGCAGGTGCTCTCCAACCCCACCATTCGTGCGCGCCATGGTCAGCCCTCCATGATCAGTGTCGGTACCAGCAATACCTATGTCTCTGAGACTGAGGTCACCACCACCGGTACGGGGACCAGCGCAACCACTGAGACCGATGTGACCGTAAATACCGTCTTTGATGGTTTGATGATTGGTGTAACCCCTTTCATCAAAGAGGATGGCAAAATCATTATGACGGTTCATCCTATTAAAAGTGATGTAACTGCCTCTAGCCTGGACTTGGTCACGGTGGGTACCGCAAACCAGGTCGCCTTGCCTGAGGTAGAGCTTAAGGAGATGAGTACCATCCTGGAGACCCGTTCGGGTGATCTGGTCTTTTTGGGTGGCTTGATTGATAAAGAGAAGAGCGCAACCAAAACCGGTGTGCCTGTTCTGGGGGATATCCCCGTGCTGGGCCGGCTCTTTTCTACGGACTCCAGCAGTGACCAGACGCGTGAGATGATTATCATGATGCGCGTTACCGTGCTGTGA
- a CDS encoding 3-deoxy-D-manno-octulosonic acid transferase, which produces MLYLIYTLLLALLGLLVLPFLLYRYWTTPKYRGTIHQRLGFLDPLLLQQALKKPVVWLHAVSVGEAMAARDLSAQLAQRYPDHLLVVSTVTKTGRQVVLEKMPHVHHHLYLPLDFPFCINRVIKVLKPKLCIVMETELWPNFFRALHQNHCPIVVVNGRLSPQSFKSYHKARWAMRPFLAPVTHMAMQSELDAQRMQAIGGESQRVSTTGNLKYDQALRTPSEEEMAQREACLGEINTAAPIIMAASTHPGEERLVLDAFINLRQQYPDLRLILAPRHPERASEVRKLIESSQLSYQALTQNQAPWQQSVLLVDTIGWLTRLYPLCQGVFMGGSLIPRGGQNMLEPSACGIPTLYGPHTFNFRHIAQQLEEAKAAIRVADQPTLEQGWHRLLSNPDHQHHMGQAAKSVVESNTGALQRTLAQIEQIYPGTTTGTRS; this is translated from the coding sequence GTGCTGTATCTGATCTATACCCTGCTGTTGGCACTGCTGGGCCTCTTGGTTTTGCCCTTTTTACTCTATCGTTATTGGACCACGCCCAAATATCGGGGAACCATACACCAAAGACTGGGCTTTTTGGACCCCCTATTACTTCAACAGGCCCTAAAAAAGCCGGTTGTGTGGCTGCATGCTGTCTCTGTAGGGGAAGCCATGGCCGCTCGGGATCTAAGCGCTCAACTGGCCCAGCGCTATCCCGATCATCTCCTGGTGGTTTCCACCGTGACCAAAACAGGCCGGCAAGTGGTGTTGGAGAAAATGCCCCACGTCCACCACCACCTCTACCTTCCCTTGGATTTTCCCTTTTGCATCAACCGGGTGATCAAAGTACTCAAACCCAAGCTCTGTATTGTGATGGAAACCGAGCTATGGCCCAATTTTTTCCGCGCCTTACACCAGAACCACTGCCCGATTGTGGTGGTAAATGGCCGTCTCTCTCCCCAATCGTTTAAGAGCTACCACAAGGCACGCTGGGCCATGCGTCCCTTTTTGGCCCCGGTTACCCATATGGCCATGCAGTCTGAACTGGACGCTCAGCGCATGCAGGCCATTGGGGGGGAGAGCCAACGGGTAAGTACAACGGGGAACCTTAAATATGATCAAGCGTTGCGCACCCCTTCGGAAGAAGAGATGGCCCAAAGAGAGGCCTGCTTAGGAGAGATCAACACCGCCGCACCGATCATTATGGCGGCCAGCACCCACCCCGGGGAGGAGCGTCTGGTGCTGGATGCCTTTATCAACCTGCGCCAACAGTACCCGGATCTGCGATTGATCCTTGCGCCACGCCATCCTGAACGGGCCTCTGAAGTGCGCAAGCTCATTGAGAGCAGCCAGCTAAGCTACCAAGCACTGACCCAGAACCAGGCCCCCTGGCAGCAGTCTGTTTTGTTGGTGGATACCATCGGCTGGTTAACCCGGCTCTATCCCCTATGCCAAGGGGTTTTTATGGGGGGCAGCTTAATCCCTAGGGGTGGGCAAAACATGCTGGAGCCATCCGCTTGCGGCATCCCTACTCTTTACGGACCCCACACCTTTAATTTCAGACACATTGCCCAGCAATTGGAAGAGGCCAAGGCCGCCATCCGCGTGGCCGATCAACCCACCCTCGAGCAAGGCTGGCATCGCTTGCTGAGTAACCCCGACCATCAACACCACATGGGGCAAGCGGCAAAAAGCGTGGTCGAGAGCAACACCGGCGCTTTGCAGCGCACCCTGGCACAAATTGAACAGATCTACCCTGGCACCACAACGGGGACGCGATCATGA